The nucleotide window CGACTTCCCCTCTCCTTGAAAGGCGAGGGATCCCCATTGATTCTCGGATCGTCTCTCAATTGAGGGGCAGTTGAGAGGTGAGGAGAACCCTCCCATCTAGCTCTCTGCTTACGGTAAAGGGGCAGGAAAAGGGTTTCAGGTGCTTCCCCATCCTGCCCTGAAGGACGAGGTTTTCTTTTTCATTTATAACATTATAATACTATTTTTGAGAACTTTTTAAGGAAATCAACGTCTGTTTCGCACATATCCGTAGGTAAGACCTAAACCCAAAACCAAAATTGGTAACAGATCGATCGGATAGGGAGTTCTTAAAGCGGACACGAGACTTAGCAGGATGAACACCGTAATAAACGAAGTTAAAACCTTTAGCCTCGCAGGTGATTTTGGATATATTTTACTTAATATAAAATAGATTAATAGAACAGCTGTGGAATAAACTATAACTAGAAGGAGCAAATCCACGATATTGACGCCTATCAATGGCTATATTGTAAAAGTAGACTTTAAAGTACTTATAAAATTTACTGTTTAGAAACCTTAAACCCCTAAGCTACTACTTAGTTGTTGCACTAAAGCTTTCACTGACTATCTCCTTTATGCTGAAGGCCTGGCCCTAGGAATCCCATAAGAATGGTCTTAGGACATTTCACGTCTTCGTGTTGCCCTTCTGTACCTCACCTTCTTTCGGTTTCATTTGCTTGATCTCTCTATAGCTCATGATCATGCTTATCACCCCCAGAATCCCCACGACAGATACCACCAGCAGAAATCCAACGTCAATGGCGTTTAGGTTGGGAATTGGAATTCCAGTGGATACAGCCCAGTCGTCAATAGTTGGGAATAGGACAATGATCAAGCCTACGATGGAAAAGGTCATTCCACCGTAATACAGAACCCTTCCTGCGGTCTTGCTTCCCACAAACTTAACGTCCTCCTCAGTTAGTTTCTTCAACCTCATAACGTTAGCGAACAGAGCTCCGAAGATTATCTGCATGGTCATAGTACCTAAACCGAACATGACCCCAGGGAGTGGAGCGTAAATGAGACCAGGCATCCTGGGTGCCAACACGAAAGTTATGATGGAAGCGTAAGCTCCGAAACCAAATCCTGCTATAAGACCATGAACTATTGTCATCTTTATTGGTGGATCCCTAACTTGACTCCTCTCAGCTAGAGGGTCGTGGTGTTCGCTCCCTAGAAGTCTATCTATGGGTAAGTGGACGTAACGCCCCCTTAGAATATAAGACCCTGCGATAGCCATTACAATGCCCACTATGATGTAAACCGGTCCGTCGAGGTTGTACCTGTTATATATTTCCGCCAGGCCTAGGAAACCTAAAGTGGTCAGTAAAGCTCTTTGGGCAGTGAACCCTAGAGAGAACAGGAGACCCGCCTTCATCCCTCCTTTGGTGCTGTACTTCCCCACGGCGTAACTGAAGGTTATTGGCCATGTATGCTCATCAGGGGTAGCTCCATGCATTAAACCAAGGATATAGGACACGATAAGTATCTCACCCACCGTTAGGTTCTGAGGGGGGTTTAGCAGTACATCTATGAAATTCATGTCCATCAATATTTAGGGTTACCCTAAACAATATAAACTTTTCTATCGGTGACGTCTTTCCTTCTTTCGATAAACGTTTCGGTAACGAAAAAGCTAGGTGTTGACCTAAAGTTCGGAGTAAAGCTTTTACAGAATGTAACCCGAAGTTTGTGGAAATGTGCGTTATAGCTTATCGCTCTTGACACTAACCTCGTATACACCATCGTCTATACATCATATGATAAGAGATGGTTACTGACATTTCCCTTCACGTGTACTTTTAGGTTAGGGCGAAGAAACTAAATAGAAATACGTTGATATTAGGCCAAGAACTTGCAAAGCTCCTAGGGCAAATGGACATAGATACGATCTACGTGAGAGGGGTAGATAAACCCATATTACAGCACCTAGCCTTAAAGATACTCCTTTACGGGTGGGGACTGAAGGAGGGACCACATTATGGAAAGACCGTAGGTGAGGAATTTGGTATCACTATCCTCACAGGAAGGGGGGATTCGCTTGCGACCCACTCGTTCTCCAAGGACGGGAAGAGAATTACACTAAAATATCCTGAGACGCCCCTGTTCATAATCGATCTGTCCTTATGGGACAGACATTCTCAGGACGAGAAGAGAAAATTAGTCAGTCAGATTTCCATAAGTCTCTCCACTCTGAGAACTTACCTGTGGGATTACAACCTGTCCATAAACCATTCGAACAAGGAATTTGAAGAAATGTTCGCCAAGATGGGTTTCTCCAATAGATCCAGGAGAGACGTAGAACCACCAAAATCTACCGTTGTCCTAGACCCATACGCCGAAGCTAACGCCAGTGAGAGTCTAATAAGGAGCGTAGACTGTTTCATACTTGGAGGAATAGTTGACGACTCGGGTTGGAAATACGCCACGACAAAACTGACTGAGTTGGTTGGTTATGACTTCCCCAGAGTAAAAATAACGTTGAGGGGATCTAGAGTAGGGGTACCAGATAGACTGAATAAGATTATTTCCATTGTAATGAGGGTAAGGAACGGAATGAGCCTAGAGGAAAGCATAATTGAGGAGCAGTCCAGCGCCGATAAGTTCCTTAGGCTGTTGAGGGAGACTACAATTAATAAAGATCTAGAGGGTAATGCGAGTTGGTTGAAAGCGAGCGAGAGAGTCAAGGAAAGGGTTAGAAAGACCCTCAGTCAAACTCTGCCTGAATCTTCTTCTTCCCTTCAATCAAACTCTTAGGAAAAGGAAATGATCTGATTTCCTCCAAGGAAATTCCCCTTCCTCTCAGCTCCGTAACTGCCTTTTTTAGGTCATCCAGGTGAGTAACGTACTTTACGGCTTCCCTTATGGTCATCAGGTTCCTGTCCTCAGATTTGAACCTCTCCGCACTAACCACGTCCCATCTTTCTCCCTTCTGCGATATGAACACAACGTCCTGCAAGTAACCAGGAACGACATGACTAACTCCGGCGATATAAAATTGTCCGTACTTGTACACAATGGACATAATAATATATTAACTAATTCATTTAAGAAATTTGCCTATGAGAATTGACTACGTCATTAAGGCTATAGCTTCGTTACTCGAAGACGGTGAACTAGTGTACGTTGGACTGAACTCTGGACCTGCGCTATTGGGAGCCTTCTTAGCTAGAGATATGTTAAAAAAAGACATCGATATTGTTGGAGTTGCTGAAGCCTTTAATCCAAACAGTATAACCTTCTCCCCGTCAACTGGAAGTCCTTTCTTCCTTGAAGGCTCTCCCGTCATGACAACTGCAGACTCCTTCGACCTAGCACAGAAGGGGAAATTGGATGTAATGTTTCTAGGCCCAGCCCAGGTCGACCAAGAAACCAACGTCAACCTCACTGGTATAGGCGGCTACGAAAAACCATCAGTCAAGCTTCCAGGAGGAGCTGCAACTGCATACCTAATGCCACTCGTTAAGAAAATGATACTATGGAATTTAAAACATAGTAAGACCACGTTGGTTGAAAAGGTTGATTTTGTGACTGGAACAGCTAAACATTCAGGTAACAGGGTCTATCTAGTAACCAATCTAGGTGTCATGAGATACAACAGAGCGAAGAGGAAGTGGGAGATACTCTATTACTATCCTTGGTCCGAATACGAGGACTTCGAGAAGAACACTGGATTTCCTTTTGACGTTGCCAACGGCACCGTAGTCCTAGTCAGGGAGGAAGAGATGGCTTACTTGGATAAGATTGACCCCTATAATCTCAGGTCTTCTTTAGATTTTTAGTTCTGACCTACTCCCCACCCTAAGGAGAAAGGTTTTCAGTTCTTTTATCAGTCCCTATGATGAAGCAAACCCGAATCCTTGAGTCCTTGGGTATTTCATAATAGAACTGTATAGACTAGATGAGTTGACATAACTTACTGACCTTGGTCCAACCCAGCTTTTTTCCTACCCAGGTCTTCTTAGACCAAGCTTGCTCAAAAGATCCATAGCTCAAAAAATCTCAGAAAGTCTAAAAACTATGCCTGTCCAACCAACTTTAATATTTCTTCATAGTCTGCGTCATAGAGAGGGAACATGCTGGTAGGTTCAGCGCCCCTAGGAGCGTGGACTACCGCATCCACGTAAACGGAATTAATGTTAGGTCTCTTAGAGTAGAAGTAGCTAGGCTCTACTATCTCCTCAGCAGTTATAATTACCTTCTTAGACGCCCTGGCCTTATATTCATCCTCATAAAGAGGACCTATTATTTCAGCGTTGCCGTACTCATCTGCCCTATTCACATGGATGATAGCGACGTCAGGCTCAATAGCCTTCACCACAATTATATCGTTCCCAGAAAAGGGATCCTTGACCACTTTCCAAGTGCCTGCCCTTTCGTGAAGTCTAACTAGGTCACTCCCTATTATTCCCTTTACTGGCATAAATGGAACGCCGCTAGCGCCAGCCCTAATGCCTGCAATAAAAGCCCCACATGTGTCCTCCAAAAATTCAATCTCGCCCTTTTCTATCTTCGATCTAAACGAAGGAAGCATGCCGAACCACTCTAGGGTGGCCATTGCAACTCGAACCTTGTTGACTACGTTATTTTTCAACAGAACTTCTAGAGCAACCCCTGGTTCTCTATCTATGAAACCCAACTCCCTATACTCATTTTCAACCAACTTATAAACTAACGCCATTGGGTTTCTATGAATTGAGATCCCGCTGACCGTTATGGTATCTCCTATCCTTATCAGGGATAGTGCATCATCCATTGAAAGGAGTTTGGACCTCAACGTATAATCCTAGTTCTCTCCATAATTATTTTTTTCTAAAGCCTGTTACTCCTTTCACTCCTTCAATGACCCAAAAGCCTCCCTTCAGAGAGACCGAGCTAACTTGAAACTTGACCATGAACTTAAGGGCTATAGATGGCTTAACTCCACCGAAAATCTCATCCCTAATTAGTATCATAAGCTTGCCTCCCTTTTTAGTAACTCTATAAGCCTCCCTAACTAGATCGTAGTCCAAAATCTCATAGATCAGTACATAATCGAAAACCTCGTCCTTAAAGGGAAAGGGATGTAATGATATCACGTTTTCTCCTCTCCTCTTAGAAATGCAAGCTACAAAGTCCTCATCACACCATCCCACACCTAACTTCCTCCCTCTCAGTTGAAGTTGAGGGTAGTCAGCTACTGTCTTATGGTACCTAACTACCTCTTGGTTGTTGACTACAAAAGGATATATCATGGATAAAACGTCCATCTCACCTCTGAGCATGTCCCTCCCTATTAGAACGTCTCCTGCCGGAAGCACAGACGTTCTACCCATACTGGCGTTAATGACCTCAATCCTTCCGTTAACTGAGATAAATGATAGGGATCTCCAAAGGGGAGATATCTTCTCCTTATCGTCAATGAGGAAAGTCAAGGACATATGCAGATCATGATATCATTATTATAATAAATATTTTCCTTCATAATATTTACCTGTTTTCATATAGCTCTCCCTGCTATGTCTGTGTAGAGGTAAGGTATATCTTGATAAGTTCTATATATATTAATTGAACAGAAAAAATATATATAGTATGGTTTTCTATTTTTACGCCAATTCCCTTTTAAGATTAAATGGACAAGCTCTTTAACATGAACGTAAGTTGCGAAGACGATATCTTAGAGATTTTCAAGGACGCCAAGGTTAGAGGAAAAAGCGTAGCTGTCATAGGGACAGGATCACACTCCAATAAGTCAGCGGATGTGATAATATCCACTAGGGAGATGTCCCACTTCGAAGTTAAGGACGAAACTGTTGTAGCCCAGGCCGGAGCCTCCCTAACTAAAATCAGGGAAGAGACTAGTTCCATGGGATTACTGTTACCGACTTTTTACGACGGTACCATGGGGGGACTACTAGCCTTGAATGAGGCATATCCCATCTCAACGACTTACGGTACACCTTACTCCTTTACGGATTGGGTAAGGGTCGTAACACCAGTCGGAGTGTTTAGGTGGAAAGGATTAATAGGCTCTAAAGGAAAACTCGGTGCATTCACCGAAGCGTCAATAAAACTTTTCCCTAGACCATCCAAAGTAATCACTTTCACTAAAGCGGTAAATGGGCAAGAATTGCTCAACCTATATGAAAAAATAGTTGATGCCAAGCCTATCGCCTTTCTTATTGAATACGACGGGAAGTATAGAATTCATGTATCGTTGACAGAGGGAAACTTACTGGGCATGGAGTACTACGAGGGAGTTCCGTTAGTGGAGGGAAGCGATAAGGGAAGCTTTATGGTGGAGACCAAGGATTTATCCTCCTTCATAAAACTAGTTGAAGCAACGAGCCCAATTTACGCTTATCATATCCTTGGGGTCAAATGGAGCAAAGTTTACATAGGGGAAGAAGCTGAACTTGAAGGGTGGAACTACTACCCTTCGAATGACGTACCTCCAGTAGTTAAGAAGCTTAAGAGAGTGATTGACCATTTAAACGTTCTAGTGTAAAGCTGATACTATTTCGGGGTTCTGTCCTCAACTATCTATCATTCTTGAATTAGCTAGTGAAGAGACGACATTACTTGATGTGTTACAGAGCTTGATGTGTTACAGACAAGGGGGCGCGATTTCGCTGACCTCCTGTATCCCATAAGAGATTTGGCCTACCGTGGATTTTAAAGCGAAGCAGAGTTAGCACCCAAATCTCACGCACAATGTAGTCTCCAAGTTCTGGACTAGTGATTTAAGTAAAGGATACTCTCTCATTAGCTCTTCTATTCCTTCTTCTGTGATGCAGAGGATAAGTTCATTTCCAATGAACGCTTTCTTTTCCACGTAATTTCTCTTTAGAAGGTAATTGATTTCCCTCCTCAACTGAGGTCCTGAAATTCCTACATATTCTGAGATTTCGGAGATGCTAAGTTCACCTTCAAGCAATAGCGATAAGATCGCTATCTGTTTCGTGTTCATTAATTTAGATATATTCACTGTGGTTATAAATCCGGATTATAGAAAGGGGTCTGACTTCGTCCCCACCATAAATGGCGAGGTTCCCACTCTTACTCTTTTTTGCCTACCTTTCTATCCAGGACTGTAAACGACAGTACTGCATGAGATACAGTCTATCCTACCCTTTTGGCAGCTAATTTACATTCTGATCAGATTGTTTAAATCTTCTTAAAGGGTAGCCAAGACGTAAAATGAATTATCTACTTGACTACCCACTTGTCCTTGACCTTCTCCTCTAAAATCTTGTCCTCCTGTGAAAGTTGTTTTCCCGTTAAGTGCCCTCTTGTCCTCCATCTTTTATCGTTTTTCTGAAGACTCTCAGCTAAATTCTTGAGTTGTTTAGCGTCCTCTAAAGTAGTCGGTATCTAAACGTTTTGTCATTTCCAACAACTACATCAGCCGTATTAGTGTCGACAACTTAATGTCTCGTAAGTTCTTTTGTGTGTCTCCTTTAGGAATTTCTTTGGTCTGTTCTCCCTTAACCAAGAGAGGAAAAAACGTAGACCTTTCTCATACCTTTCAGTTATGCTAAACAGAGGGGCGGTGGGGGAAAACTTCAAACTGTAGCTCTGACGTCCACTCTTTTTAACCCTCCTGAACATGAATGGATGAAAAGATAATGTCTTTAAATGCTTTCCATCCTCACCTTGAAGGGCGAGACTTTCTTCACTTTGTAAAGAATTTAGGCTAAGGATCTAAAGCAAATTGTGGCTCGACCTGAGCTATCTATATCTAAATAAGGCTACTTTTTAAATAAAACTAGAATTTCTAAGATATAATTTTCCAATTTTCTACGGTTCTATATTAAGGTCAGGTCTTCTGGATCTTCTCATTAACATGAGAACTATTACAATTACTACTACGATTCCGATAACCACGTAGGTAATCGGGAAATTGAAACCCTTATATCCTTTACTTTGCGTGGTAGGAGTTGTACTATTTGAACTGTTGGGAGGGGTTCCGGTTTTACTGGACGTGGAATTGGAAGTGGTTATCGTGGAATTGTTTTGAACTTTGGATCCAGAGCTGGATGTATTGGTCGTGCTAGTATTGGTCGTATTCAAGGATACGTTGGAAACTTGGTTTTTCGACGCTTGCGGAAGAGTCGCACTAAACTGATTGGTAAGGAATTTTGGATCGTCCTGACCCACAGTAACGTATACAGCACCTGACTTAAGATAGACTTGCACGTTACTTGCGGTCTCAGCGGTGTCACCCCCCATACTATAAACGCTGGGAAATGCCCGAGTTGAACCGTTATAATAAAACAGTGCTAGGTAGGCAGAAAGGTTTAGGAACTGGGCTGTTCCACCATTTCCTCCACCACCAAAAACCAGCTCCGCGTCGTAGTAGTTTAGTACCTCTGGGGAAGAGTAACCGCTCACGTATAGGTAGGCCTTCGTGACTGAGGGATCGTTTATCAGTACTGAGTCAAAGTATGTCCAATTTCCTCCCTTGTAAGTCCCATTCTGTAAAAGCTTTACTCCGAACTTTAGGTTAACGCCTAGCTTTTTCAATACCGAAACGTTTATCGAAAGAAGGAAAGCCAAGGGCTCCTTATACTTCACTGTGTGGGTTGCGTAGCGGTAATAATATCCTGAATTGAAAGGTGGATACACCGCCCCCTTTCCTTGGATCGAGAAGTTACTTAAGGTAGCGTTTTCGTTGGAAACGTTTAGGATAGAGGAATCATAACACAGAGCCGACTCGTTAGTAAGGAAAGTTACCACATTCTGCGCCCAATAAGTCTGGTTATGTATCCCATTCACCACGACAACTGGCACGTTAAGCTGAAGGGAGGCTGAATATGGGGAGACGTTGAGCAACTTTTCAGTAGCGTTATATTCCATAATGG belongs to Metallosphaera tengchongensis and includes:
- the trm10 gene encoding tRNA (adenine(9)-N1)-methyltransferase Trm10; protein product: MILGQELAKLLGQMDIDTIYVRGVDKPILQHLALKILLYGWGLKEGPHYGKTVGEEFGITILTGRGDSLATHSFSKDGKRITLKYPETPLFIIDLSLWDRHSQDEKRKLVSQISISLSTLRTYLWDYNLSINHSNKEFEEMFAKMGFSNRSRRDVEPPKSTVVLDPYAEANASESLIRSVDCFILGGIVDDSGWKYATTKLTELVGYDFPRVKITLRGSRVGVPDRLNKIISIVMRVRNGMSLEESIIEEQSSADKFLRLLRETTINKDLEGNASWLKASERVKERVRKTLSQTLPESSSSLQSNS
- a CDS encoding CoA-transferase subunit beta is translated as MRIDYVIKAIASLLEDGELVYVGLNSGPALLGAFLARDMLKKDIDIVGVAEAFNPNSITFSPSTGSPFFLEGSPVMTTADSFDLAQKGKLDVMFLGPAQVDQETNVNLTGIGGYEKPSVKLPGGAATAYLMPLVKKMILWNLKHSKTTLVEKVDFVTGTAKHSGNRVYLVTNLGVMRYNRAKRKWEILYYYPWSEYEDFEKNTGFPFDVANGTVVLVREEEMAYLDKIDPYNLRSSLDF
- a CDS encoding CoA transferase subunit A, which encodes MRSKLLSMDDALSLIRIGDTITVSGISIHRNPMALVYKLVENEYRELGFIDREPGVALEVLLKNNVVNKVRVAMATLEWFGMLPSFRSKIEKGEIEFLEDTCGAFIAGIRAGASGVPFMPVKGIIGSDLVRLHERAGTWKVVKDPFSGNDIIVVKAIEPDVAIIHVNRADEYGNAEIIGPLYEDEYKARASKKVIITAEEIVEPSYFYSKRPNINSVYVDAVVHAPRGAEPTSMFPLYDADYEEILKLVGQA
- a CDS encoding methylase, producing the protein MSLTFLIDDKEKISPLWRSLSFISVNGRIEVINASMGRTSVLPAGDVLIGRDMLRGEMDVLSMIYPFVVNNQEVVRYHKTVADYPQLQLRGRKLGVGWCDEDFVACISKRRGENVISLHPFPFKDEVFDYVLIYEILDYDLVREAYRVTKKGGKLMILIRDEIFGGVKPSIALKFMVKFQVSSVSLKGGFWVIEGVKGVTGFRKK
- a CDS encoding FAD-binding oxidoreductase, which codes for MDKLFNMNVSCEDDILEIFKDAKVRGKSVAVIGTGSHSNKSADVIISTREMSHFEVKDETVVAQAGASLTKIREETSSMGLLLPTFYDGTMGGLLALNEAYPISTTYGTPYSFTDWVRVVTPVGVFRWKGLIGSKGKLGAFTEASIKLFPRPSKVITFTKAVNGQELLNLYEKIVDAKPIAFLIEYDGKYRIHVSLTEGNLLGMEYYEGVPLVEGSDKGSFMVETKDLSSFIKLVEATSPIYAYHILGVKWSKVYIGEEAELEGWNYYPSNDVPPVVKKLKRVIDHLNVLV
- a CDS encoding ArsR family transcriptional regulator produces the protein MNTKQIAILSLLLEGELSISEISEYVGISGPQLRREINYLLKRNYVEKKAFIGNELILCITEEGIEELMREYPLLKSLVQNLETTLCVRFGC
- a CDS encoding thermopsin family protease, with product MKWLFIILLLVASVSPYVLISTSNSTVLPSGHFIFFPLDVKSPQILTYSWNASGDIEVSLMTSSQFNAFVNGTTTAFTGLYITNSSYRNELLLMPGSYYLVFYAFMGQVTLNYSYNLSNTNVTYSLQPGYYEYYTLNLTYPFHLNLFLVSNSSISVEVYSKNTTFLSLSPPSRSILTFVNKTITLNPGEYNVTIRGVGNTTTSIYDLITYSSIYPNPLSLNKVYYPMGVASYGVFNESGVLVPYSVIASSVIGLVNITSIMEYNATEKLLNVSPYSASLQLNVPVVVVNGIHNQTYWAQNVVTFLTNESALCYDSSILNVSNENATLSNFSIQGKGAVYPPFNSGYYYRYATHTVKYKEPLAFLLSINVSVLKKLGVNLKFGVKLLQNGTYKGGNWTYFDSVLINDPSVTKAYLYVSGYSSPEVLNYYDAELVFGGGGNGGTAQFLNLSAYLALFYYNGSTRAFPSVYSMGGDTAETASNVQVYLKSGAVYVTVGQDDPKFLTNQFSATLPQASKNQVSNVSLNTTNTSTTNTSSSGSKVQNNSTITTSNSTSSKTGTPPNSSNSTTPTTQSKGYKGFNFPITYVVIGIVVVIVIVLMLMRRSRRPDLNIEP